The genomic stretch GGCGTGGATCGCCCTCTGTCCTGAAGAGGACCACCGCGAAACGCAGCAGCAGCAGGGTGGAGCCGGTCGCGACCAGCGGAAGCAGCGTGTCCAGCCCCACGCCGAGCACCTCGATCCCGCTGACCGCCTCCTTGGAGACGTACTTCCCGAAGGCCCCAGAGGTCAACGGGGCGCCCGCCACCGCCAGTCCCGCGCCGAGCATCCCGAGCAGCACCAGGACCCCGGTCCTGCCCCGGGCGTAGTGCTTGACCACCGGAACCCCGAGGAACAGCGCGCCCTTGGCCAGGCCATGATGGATCGCGTAGACCACCGCAGCGGCCGACGTCGCCGGCTGCAGCTCGGGGAGCATCAGCCCTACGGCGATGAGCACGGTGATGAACCCCATCTGCGAGATCGTCGAATAGGCCAGGATCACCTTCGGGTCCCGCTGCAGGACCCCCAGCACGACGGCGGCGAAGGCACCTGCCAGCGCCAGGGCCAGCAGCACCGCACCGGCGGTGGCTCCCTCGGGCAGGAACCGCAGCCAGCCGATCAGCCCGGCCTTGACCATCGCCCCGGAGAGCACCGCGGAGGCCGCCGGGGGCGCGGCGGGATGAGCCAGGGGCAGCCAGACATGCAGCGGGATGGTGCCGGCCTTGACCCCGAAGCCGAAGATCAGCAGCCCCTGGATCAGACCGGTGTGCGCGGAGCCGGCGGCCTGCCCAGCATCGGCGAGCAGGAAGCCCCCGGCGGAGGTCACCAGGATCAGGGCGGCCAGGATGGCGGTCTCGGAGAGCACCGACATCACCAGATACACCTTGGTGGCCCGCTGCGCCGCCGCGGTCCGGTAATGAATCACCAGCCCCGCCGCAGAGAAGCTCATCAGCGCGAAGCTCAGGTAGAAGCTGGCGACGTCGGCAGCCAGGTAGGTCCCGATGTTGCCGGTGAAGCTGAGCAGCAGGAACGCTGAGAGCGCGCCCGAGCCGCGCTCGGTGTCGCGCAGCTTGATCCAGCTGATCGCCAGCAGGGCAGCGCCATAGAGCAGCGCGGCGATCAGCAGCAGCGGTCTGGCGTAGAGGTCCACCGCGAAATATGCACCGAAGAGCAGCCACGGCACCTCCAGGCTCGCCGCCGCTGTGCCAGGGCCCGCCAGCACCGCCAGCAGCACTGCGGGAACCACAGCCAGCGGAGCCAGCACGGTGAGCCGACGTCGCATCCTGAATGCCCGCAGCGGGGACAGCAGTCCGCTGAGTCCCAGTCCCAGCACCAGCACCAGCGGGGTCAGCAGGGTCACGGTGATCAGCAGGGAGGGTGAGGTGAGCATCAGCCCAGCACCCCCTCGGCGATGAACCGCGCGATCTGCAGCGGGGCGAAGGCCAGCGAGGCCCCGATCCCGACCAAGAGCGTCAGCACTGCGGTGCTCAGCGCCGGGATCAGCAGGCTCTTGGGCTCACGCACACGCAGCGGGTCAGCTGAGTCTGCGGTCTCAGAGTCACCGCTGAGCAGCGTCTCCGGGTCCACCTCCTCCGGGTCGACGAACCACAGCGCGTAGACCACCGGCAGGAAATACGCCGCATTCAGCAGCGAGGAGCCCACCAGGACCCACAGCACCCAGGGATGTTCCGAGGCCATCGCGCCGGTGCCCAGCTGCCATTTGGAGATGAACCCAGCAGTCGGGGGCAGTCCGATCATCCCCAAGGCGCCCACGGTGAACGCCGTCGAGGTCAGCGGCATCCGCCGTCCGGCCCCGCGCAGCTGAGTCACCGTATGGGCCCGGATCACCTCCGCGAAGAGCCCTGCGCAGAAGAACAGGGT from Nesterenkonia sandarakina encodes the following:
- a CDS encoding complex I subunit 5 family protein; this translates as MLTSPSLLITVTLLTPLVLVLGLGLSGLLSPLRAFRMRRRLTVLAPLAVVPAVLLAVLAGPGTAAASLEVPWLLFGAYFAVDLYARPLLLIAALLYGAALLAISWIKLRDTERGSGALSAFLLLSFTGNIGTYLAADVASFYLSFALMSFSAAGLVIHYRTAAAQRATKVYLVMSVLSETAILAALILVTSAGGFLLADAGQAAGSAHTGLIQGLLIFGFGVKAGTIPLHVWLPLAHPAAPPAASAVLSGAMVKAGLIGWLRFLPEGATAGAVLLALALAGAFAAVVLGVLQRDPKVILAYSTISQMGFITVLIAVGLMLPELQPATSAAAVVYAIHHGLAKGALFLGVPVVKHYARGRTGVLVLLGMLGAGLAVAGAPLTSGAFGKYVSKEAVSGIEVLGVGLDTLLPLVATGSTLLLLRFAVVLFRTEGDPRRRADGELYSWLGVCAAGILVPWLIGARWVTDPVQAEGVAVPSWEPSTLWDATWPILLGVLLAALTWAAARREWLPDRLTDAETAVIPPGDLLLAEESLLRRARRDGGRTLDGAHRLTTAAAQRWGTAFSAAAQRGRRGVSWTEARLSGWESTGLVLVVLLTVVTAATMLLVGRSS